One part of the Solea solea chromosome 1, fSolSol10.1, whole genome shotgun sequence genome encodes these proteins:
- the map3k8 gene encoding mitogen-activated protein kinase kinase kinase 8: MDYKYKNGIEMLLAHMSIEDFITAAETLYKLEEEEEEEEEEGGLSFVEEGLSQEEMDENEEAGGSVSSASEYKDSSEGAGGVRYGTVTDLLSFVNLLSNMQTAALQHLPQEMGVLLSKKDMAVKKGRYQINMDVLLFPWKLTYKSRGSGLVPKGSFGKVHLAQDTTTRKRMACKLIPMEHFKAADVEFQARFRHENIAELYGALLWDQSVHLFMEAGEGGSVLEKLDSCGPMREFEIIWVTKQVLRGLEYLHSHNVIHHDIKPSNIVLMSNKAVLVDFGLTVQMTEDIYIPRDLRGTEMYMSPEVVLCRGHDTKTDIYSLGTTIIHMQTGSPPWVRRYPRTAYPSYLYIIHKQAPPMEDIAEECTLAMRSFLMRALERNPALRSTASELLKDGAINPSREDQPRCWSLDSAMEEANHIILRQQSQHHDTTQELSLYSEDSGHMRRKGSLYIDLGALSGYCKLVTGPPAAEYG, from the exons ATGgattacaaatacaaaaatggaATAGAAATGCTCTTGGCTCACATGAGTATCGAGGACTTCATCACTGCTGCAGAGACTCTGTATAAgctcgaggaggaggaggaggaggaggaggaggaaggaggctTATCTTTTGTAGAGGAAGGTCTCTCGCAGGAGGAGATGGATGAGAATGAGGAGGCAGGGGGGTCTGTGAGCTCGGCCTCTGAGTATAAGGATTCTTCTGAAGGAGCTGGTGGTGTGCGGTACGGGACAGTCACGGACCTCCTGTCCTTTGTCAACCTGCTGTCCAACATGCAGACGGCAGCCCTGCAGCACCTGCCTCAGGAGATGGGCGTCCTGTTGAGTAAG AAGGACATGGCTGTAAAAAAAGGCCGCTACCAGATCAACATGGACGTGCTGCTGTTCCCATGGAAACTGACCTACAAGAGTCGTGGGTCTGGCCTCGTGCCCAAGGGCTCGTTTGGGAAAGTCCACTTGGCTCAGGACACCACCACCAGGAAGAGAATGGCATGCAAACTG ATCCCCATGGAGCACTTCAAAGCGGCTGATGTAGAGTTCCAGGCTCGGTTCCGTCATGAGAACATTGCCGAGCTCTACGGCGCCCTCCTGTGGGACCAAAGCGTCCATCTGTTCATGGAGGCCGGAGAGGGCGGCTCTGTGCTGGAGAAGCTGGACAGCTGTGGACCCATGAGGGAGTTCGAGATCATCTGGGTGACCAAGCAGGTCCTGCGCGGCCTGGAATACTTGCACTCGCATAACGTCATCCACCACGACATCAAAC CCAGTAACATCGTCCTGATGTCAAACAAAGCAGTGCTGGTGGATTTTGGCCTGACAGTGCAGATGACGGAGGATATTTACATTCCCAGAGACCTGAGAGGAACAGAG ATGTATATGAGTCCAGAGGTGGTTCTGTGTCGAGGTcatgacacaaagacagacatctACAGCCTGGGCACCACCATCATTCACATGCAGACTGGCAGCCCGCCCTGGGTCCGCAGATACCCTCGCACCGCCTACCCGTCCTACCTCTACATT ATACACAAGCAGGCACCACCTATGGAGGACATAGCAGAGGAGTGCACCCTGGCCATGCGTTCCTTCCTGATGCGAGCCCTGGAGAGGAACCCGGCTCTGCGGAGCACGGCGTCGGAGCTGCTGAAGGACGGGGCCATCAACCCGTCCAGGGAAGATCAGCCACGCTGCTGGAGCCTCGACTCAGCAATGGAAGAAGCTAACCACATCATTTTACGCCAACAAAGTCAGCACCACGACACCACACAGG AATTATCTCTGTACTCCGAGGACTCTGGCCACATGAGAAGAAAGGGCTCCTTGTACATTGACCTGGGGGCTTTGTCAGGTTACTGTAAACTGGTGACGGGGCCTCCTGCTGCAGAATATGGCTAA